The following is a genomic window from Chryseobacterium ginsenosidimutans.
AAGAATAAAACACATCATGAGTTACGAACCCGTCGTAAGACCATAATAATAGTAAAAGTGAAATGGTTTTCAATCTGGAGTCGAGAAATCGGCTTCGGATTGTTTGTTAAAATCAATTATGAATAGGCAATTTACCGTATTATCACTTAAAAATATTAACTTAACATCTTTAAATCCGCAGTTCTCATGCAGCAGCAAAAAATAAAAATTTCACAAGCCGTCATCTGGATAAGTTCTATTTTTTTGGGAGTTTTATCTTCGGTTCCGCAACTCGCTTCTCATGCTTTCAACTGGAAAGAAGCAGTGGTAAATTCGGCTATCACAGCGGCTTTTTCCATTATTATGTGGTATCTCAACATATATTTACTCAACCGAAATTCAGAAAAGAAAAGACAACAAATATCCTATTCAAGATTAATGATTGTTTTGGCTTTCGGGATGGTCATTATGTTTGGTTTAGCCTGGATTCAACAGCTTATTTTATCACACATCAGTTTCGGTCCGACAATGTTGATGGTAGAAGTCAGAGGGATTTTAATCAATCTTGTATGCTATATGTTTTTGACTTTACTTCAAAATAATTACACGGGTCAACAGGTTCAACTGGAATTGGAAAAAGTAAAAAGTGATAATTTGGGAGCTCAGTTTGAATTATTAAAACAGCAAATCAATCCACATTTTCTTTTTAACAGTTTAAACACTTTAAAATCAATGGCTGAAACGAATGATTCTGAAACTGTTGATTTTATCATGAAACTTTCTGACTTCTATCGCTTTACGTTGGAAAGTAGAAAATTAGATCTGATTACTGTTCAGGAGGAAATGAAAATTATCGATTCGTATATTTTTCTACAAAAAGCTCGTTTTGGCGAAGGAATTACACTTACAAATGAATTAAATAATGAAGTTTTAAAAACATTAATCCCGCCTTTTACCTTACAGTTATTAGTTGAAAACTGTATTAAACATAATATTGTTTCACAAAGCAAACCTTTACACATAAGAATTTACAGTTCTGAAAATAGAATTGTTATTGAGAATCCTGTTCAAAAGAAAATGACGACAGAAGATTCATTAGGAATTGGATTAGACAATGTAAAATTGCGTTACAAACACCTATTGGAACAGGAAATTCAAATTAATTCAGACGAAAAAATATTTCAAATAAAACTCCCTTTTATCCATGAATATCATCATCATTGAAGACGAATTCAGAGCCGCGAAATCTCTTCAGAATTTAATATTAGAATTAAAACCGGATGCCAAAATTCTTGGCGTTTACGACAGTATTGAAATGACTGTTGAATCTTTATCAAAAGATGTAAAACCCGATCTTATTTTCATGGATATCCATCTGTCTGACGGACTTTCATTTGAAATTTTCAAACAGGTAGAAATTACTTGCCCGGTGGTTTTCTGTACCGCTTTCGACCAATATATGCTGGATGCTTTTAAAAGTAAGGGCGTCGATTATGTCTTAAAACCATTTTCGCGAGAAGACATTGCCGAAGCTCTGAAGAAAGTTGATGAATTAAAGAAATTTTTTCAGAAATCAGAACTTCCCGATCTGGAAGCTCTTTTACAGAAAATCAGTCAGCCACAATCTGCGAGCAAGAGTAGTTTTCTGGTCTTTAAAAATCAAAAATACACAACAATTCTCACGGAAAATATTGCTTATTTCTACATTCACAATGAGATTACACATCTTGTTACTTTTGATAAAGAACAGTTTCAGTTAACCCAATCTTTGGGGCAGGTTGCTGAACAGGTTTCCGAGAAACAATTTTTCAGAATTAATAGGCAATACTTAGTCAATTTTAAAGCCATTAAAGAAATGGAGCATTATTTCCAGCGTAAAATTCTGGTTAAATTAACGATAGAAACTGCCGAAAAGCTACTTATTAATAAAGAAAAAACACACAGTTTTTTTACATGGCTGGAAGACCGTTAAACTTCTAAAATTTTCAACTTTATATTATACAGGTTCACCTTTCATTTTGTCCGGTTGAACCTTTTTTGTATTCTTTTGCGCCGGAAAGGTATCTACTTTTGAATCAAATTAAAAGAAATGATACTAAAAAACTTAATAGGAACAGCCGCTTTTGTAGCATTAATGTTCATCGTCTCCGCTTTTGTTTATAAAAATAAAGCCAAAGAAAACCATCAAAATTCATCTTTCAAAAACAATGGTTTTGCCGTTTTGGAGCTGTTCACTTCTGAAGGTTGTTCGAGTTGTCCGCCTGCCGATCAGTTGATGGGTGAAATTGAAAAACAATACAAAGATCAACCTGTTTACGTTCTCGCCTATCACGTCGATTATTGGAATAGTTTAGGCTGGAAAGATAAGTTCAGTAGTGTGGAAAATTCTAAACGCCAACAACAATACAGTCAAATTTTGCGCTCACAGGTTTACACTCCT
Proteins encoded in this region:
- a CDS encoding sensor histidine kinase, with protein sequence MQQQKIKISQAVIWISSIFLGVLSSVPQLASHAFNWKEAVVNSAITAAFSIIMWYLNIYLLNRNSEKKRQQISYSRLMIVLAFGMVIMFGLAWIQQLILSHISFGPTMLMVEVRGILINLVCYMFLTLLQNNYTGQQVQLELEKVKSDNLGAQFELLKQQINPHFLFNSLNTLKSMAETNDSETVDFIMKLSDFYRFTLESRKLDLITVQEEMKIIDSYIFLQKARFGEGITLTNELNNEVLKTLIPPFTLQLLVENCIKHNIVSQSKPLHIRIYSSENRIVIENPVQKKMTTEDSLGIGLDNVKLRYKHLLEQEIQINSDEKIFQIKLPFIHEYHHH
- a CDS encoding LytR/AlgR family response regulator transcription factor, whose protein sequence is MNIIIIEDEFRAAKSLQNLILELKPDAKILGVYDSIEMTVESLSKDVKPDLIFMDIHLSDGLSFEIFKQVEITCPVVFCTAFDQYMLDAFKSKGVDYVLKPFSREDIAEALKKVDELKKFFQKSELPDLEALLQKISQPQSASKSSFLVFKNQKYTTILTENIAYFYIHNEITHLVTFDKEQFQLTQSLGQVAEQVSEKQFFRINRQYLVNFKAIKEMEHYFQRKILVKLTIETAEKLLINKEKTHSFFTWLEDR